From the genome of Thauera chlorobenzoica:
TGCGGTTCGTCTTCGAGGCGGGTGAGCCAGGCGAGTACATCATCACCGGGATCGAGCCGGTTGCAGGCACTGCGCCTGCACCGAGCGCCGGCGGTCACGGGGGGCACTGAGATGCATGCCCCTGTGACAGACTCTTCGAACGTCGTGCCAACCGACGCGGCAGCCAGACCGGCAGCACCCGGCCTGCTCGACCGCGTCATCGACTGGTCGGCGCGCAACGTCTTCCTGGTACTGCTGGCCACGCTGTTCCTGATCGGGGGTGGCGTGTATGCGGTCAAGCACACGCCGCTCGACGCGCTGCCCGACCTGTCCGACGTGCAGGTGATCGTCTACACCGACTACCCCGGCCAGGCGCCGCAGGTGGTCGAGGACCAGGTCACCTATCCGCTCACCACCTCGATGCTGGCGGTGCCGCGGGCGAAGGTGGTGCGCGGCTTCTCGATGTTCGGTGCCTCCTATGTGTATGTGATCTTCGAGGACGGCACCGACATCTACTGGGCGCGCTCGCGCGTGCTCGAGTACCTGAGCTCGGCCGCCGGCCGCCTGCCGCAGGGGGTGTCGCCGCAGATCGGGCCGGACGCCACCGGCGTGGGCTGGGTCTACCAATATGCGGTGCTCGGCCGCGACATGAGCCTGGCCGACACCCGCAGCGTGCAGGACTGGTACGTGCGCTACCAGCTCACCAAGGCGCAAGGCGTGTCCGAGGTGGCGAGCCTGGGCGGCTTCGTGCGCGAGTACCAGGTCACCGTCGATCCGCTGCGCCTGGCCGGCTACGGCATCACCCTCGATGCGGTGACGCAGGCGATCCGCGCCTCCAACCGCGACGTCGGCGGCCGGGTCGTCGAACTCGCCGAAAAGGAATACATGGTGCGCGGGCGCGGTTACCTGCGCAGCGTGGAAGACATCGCCGACATCGTGTTGAAGGCCGAGCGCGGCACCCCGGTGCGGGTGGGCGACGTCGCCCGCGTCGAGCTGGTGCCGGCCGAGCGGCGCGGCATCGCCGAGCTCAACGGCGAAGGCGAGGTCGCCTCCGGCATCGTCATGGCGCGCTTCGGCCAGAACGCGCTCGACGTGATCGCCAACGTCAAGGCCAAGATCGCCGAGATCGCTCCCGGCCTGCCCGCGGGCACCGAGATCGTGCCGGTGTACGACCGCTCCGAGCTGATCGAGCGTGCAATCGCCAACCTGAAATGGACCCTGCTCGAGGAGAGCCTGATCGTCGCCGCGGTGTGCGTGATCTTCCTGCTCCATGTGCGCAGCGCGCTGGTGGCGATCATCACCCTGCCGCTCGGGATCCTGTTCGCCTTCATCGCCATGCGTTCGCTCGGCCTGGGCTCGAACATCATGAGTCTGGGCGGCATCGCGATCGCGATCGGGGCGATGGTCGATGCGGCGATCGTGATGATCGAGAACGCGCACAAGCACATCGAGCGGCTGCCCGCAGGCGCGACCCAGAAGCAGCGCGGCGCCGCGATCGTGCTCGCGTGCAAGGAGGTCGGGCCGGCGCTGTTCTTCTCGCTGCTGATCATTACCGTCTCCTTCCTGCCGGTGTTCGCGCTCGAAGGCCAGGAGGGGCGGCTGTTCTCGCCGCTCGCCTTCACCAAGACCTTCGCCATGGCCGGCGCCGCGCTGCTGTCGGTGACCCTGGTGCCGGTGCTGATGCTGTTCTTCGTGCGCGGGCGGATCCTGCCCGAGGCGAAGAACCCGGTGAACCGCTTCCTGATCTGGGTGTACCGGCCGATCATCCAGGGCGTGCTGAGGTTCAAGCTCGTCACGCTGGTGCTGGCCGTGCTGGCGATGGCCGCGACCCTGGTGCCCGCACGCCAGATCGGCTCGGAGTTCATGCCGACCTTGAACGAAGGCACGCTGTTCTACATGCCGGCGGCGCTGCCGGGGATGTCGGTGACCGAAGCCGGGCGCCTGCTCGCTACCACCAACCGCATCATCAAGACTTTCCCCGAAGTGGAATCGGTCTACGGCAAGGCCGGCCGCGCCAACACTGCGACCGATCCGGCGCCACTCGAGATGTTCGAGACCGTGATCAACTTGAAGCCGCAGGACCAGTGGCGCCCAGGAGTGACGACCGACACCCTGATCGCCGAGATGGACGCCGCGCTCAAGTTCCCCGGCCTCGCCAACTCGTGGACGATGCCGATCAAGGCCCGCATCGACATGCTCAGCACCGGCATCCGCACCCCGGTGGGGGTGAAGGTGTTCGGCAAGGACCTGGAGACGCTGGAGAAAGTCGCCCAGGCGGTGGAAGCGGCGGTGCGCAAGGTCCCCGGCGCGAGCAGCGCCTACGCCGAGCGCGTGGCCGGCGGCTACTACGTGGACATCGTGCCGCGCCGCGACCAGCTCGCGCGCTACGGGCTCACCATCGACAGGGTGCAGGACGTGATCGCCACCGCGCTCGGCGGCGAGATGGTGACGACCACGGTCGAGGGCCTGGAGCGCTACGGCGTGTCGGTGCGCTACGCGCGCGGCCTGCGCGACGATCCGGCACGCCTTGCGTCCGACGTCTATGTGCCGACGATGAACGGCCCGATCCCGCTCGGCCAGGTCGCCGAAGTGAAGCTGACCCGCGGCGCGCCCGGCATCCGCACCGAAAACGCGCTGCTCGCGGCCTATGTGTATGTCGACACCCGCGAGGCCGACCTCGGCGCCTTCGTCAAGCGCGCGCAGCAGGCGGTGGCCGAAGCAGTCGCCTTCCCGCAGGGCTACTACGCCACCTGGAGCGGTCAGTTCGAGAACATGGAGCGGGCCAAGGAGAAGATGAAGGTCGTCGTGCCGGTGACCTTGATGCTGATCTTCGTGCTGCTGTACCTCAACTTCCGGCGGCTCACCGAAACGCTGATCGTGATGCTGTCGGTGCCCTTCGCGCTGGTGGGCGGGGTGTGGCTGATGTGGTGGCTGGACTACCAGATGAGCGTGGCGGTGGCGGTCGGCTTCATCGCGCTCGCCGGGGTGGCCGCCGAGACCGGCGTGATCATGCTGATCTACCTCGATCACGCGTGGCAAGAGGTCCGTGCGCGCTGCCAGGCTGAAGGCCGCGCGGCCGGGGTCGCCGATCTGTACGAAGCGATCATGGAAGGCGCGGTCGAGCGCGTGCGGCCGAAGATGATGACCGTGGTCGCGATCATGGCCGGCCTGTTGCCGATCATGTGGAGCAGCGGCACCGGCAGCGAGGTGATGAGCCGTATCGCCGCACCGATGGTCGGCGGCATGGTGTCCTCGACCGTGCTGACGCTGGCGGTGATTCCGGCGCTGTATGCGCTGGTCAAGCAGTGGGAGTTGCGCCGGGGCGTCCAGCCGGCGCTGACGGCCGCAACGGTATCCGGTTCCTGACGTCTCGGTCAGTGGAAAGGAGAAGCACCATGACCCAACAACATATGCATGGTGACCATTCCGGCCCCGCCCATCCTCACGATCATCCATCACCAGGCCAGGACACCGATCCGGGGCGGTATCTGGCACCGGAGACAAGTCAGCCTTCAACGGAGCCCGCACCGGTGCCCGGCACCGAATACACCTGCCCGATGCATCCGGAAATCCGCCAGATCGGACCCGGCACCTGCCCGAAATGCGGCATGACGCTCGAGCCGGTGATGCCGGGCCTCGAGGAGGGGGACAATCCCGAGCTCACCGATTTCCGCCGCCGCTTCTGGTGGACGCTGCCGCTGACGGTGATCGTCACCGCGATCGCCATGTCCGGTGGGTTCTTCGATCCGATACTGGGTGCGGCGCGCCCCTGGGTCGAGCTGGCACTGGCGACACCGGTCGTGCTCTGGTCCGGTTGGCCATTCTTCGTGCGCTGCGCCCAATCGATCGGCAACCGCAGCCCGAACATGTGGACCCTGATTGGGCTGGGAGTTGGGGCGGCCTATCTGTATAGCGTCGTCGCTACGGTTGCGCCCGAAGTATTTCCGTCCTCCTTCCGCATGGGCGAACACGTCGCGGTGTACTTCGAGGCAGCAGCGGTGATCATCTCGCTGACCCTGCTCGGCCAGGTGCTGGAGCTCAAGGCGCGCTCGGAGACCGGCGCCGCGATCAAGGCGTTGCTCGGTCTCGCGCCCAAGACCGCGCGACGCATTCGCGCGGATGGCACGGAAGAGGATATTCCGCTGACCCACGTTCATCCCGGCGACCGCTTGCGCATTCGCCCCGGTGAGAAGGTGCCGGTCGATGGCGCCGTTGCCGAAGGCGAAAGCGCGGTCGACGAGTCGATGCTGACCGGCGAGCCGATCCCGGTGACCAAGCGCCCCGGCGACAAGGTGATCGGCGCGACGCTCAACACCAGTGGGGCGCTGGTCATGGTCGCCGAGAAGATCGGCGCCCAGACCATGCTGTCGCAGATCGTGCAGATGGTCGCGCAGGCCCAGCGCTCGCGCGCGCCGATGCAACGCCTGGCGGATGTCGTCGCGGGCTGGTTCGTCATCGTCGTCGTGCTCATCGCCCTCACCACGTTCGTGGTGTGGGGGCTCTTCGGACCCCAGCCGAGCTGGGCCTATGGCCTCATCAACGCGGTGGCGGTGCTGATCATCGCCTGCCCCTGCGCACTGGGCCTAGCCACGCCGATGTCGGTGATGGTGGCGACCGGCAAGGCCGCCACCCAGGGCGTGCTGTTTCGCGATGCGGCGGCGATCGAGTCGCTGCGCAAGGTCGACACCCTGATCGTCGACAAGACCGGCACCCTGACCGAAGGACGCCCCGCCTTCCATAGTGTGGTGGCGGCGCCGGGCGGGACGGAGGCCGACGTGCTTCGCATCGCAGCCAGCCTCGATCAGGGTAGCGAGCACCCACTCGCCCAGGCCATCGTGAGCGAGGCTCGCGAGCGCGGTCTCGCGCTCAGCACACCGGACACCTTCGAATCCTCTTCCGGCATCGGCGTGCGCGGCACAGTCGATGGCCAACGTGTGGTTCTGGGGAACACCGCCCTGATGGACGATGAGCGCATCGATTGGCGCGGGCTCGCGGAACGCGCCGAGGCTCTGCGCCTTGAGGGCGCAAGCGTGATGTACCTCGCCGCAGAGGGCGTGCTCGTCGGCCTCATCGCCGTTGCAGATCCGATCAAGGCTTCGACCCCGGAAGCGCTCGATGCGCTGCGGGCGAGCGGGCTCAGGATCATCATGGCCACGGGCGATGGGCTCACCACGGCGCGTGCGGTCGGTGCCCGCCTGGGCATCGACGAGGTCTATGGCGAAGTGAAGCCCGCCGACAAGAATGAGCTCGTCGGCAAACTGCAGGCCGAGGGGCATATTGTCGCCATGGCTGGCGACGGCATCAACGATGCCCCGGCGCTCGCACGCGCGAACGTGGGCATCGCGATGGGCACCGGGACCGACGTCGCCATGAATAGCGCCCACCTGACCCTGGTCAAGGGCGATCTGCGGGGCATCGCCACCGCGCGTGGCATCTCCGTCGCTACCGTGCGCAACATGCACCAGAACCTCGTGTTCGCCTTCCTGTACAACGCGGCGGGCGTGCCGATCGCAGCCGGGGTGCTCTATCCGGCGTTCGGACTGCTTCTTTCCCCGCTGATTGCCGCCCTCGCAATGAGCTTCAGTTCGGCGTCCGTGGTGGGGAACGCGTTGCGTCTCGGACGGAAAAGGATCTGATCGTCTTCAATCCGCCCGCACGGAAAGCCGGGCAGGCGAATCGCGTGACGGCTTGTTTCGGGAAAGGGGCCGGGCAAGCCGTGGCCCGCCTCCGCCGGCGGGCCGCAGCCGGGATGCGCTGGCCAGGGGCTTACTCCGCCGCGCCGATGAGCAGGTAGTTCGGGCCGCTGCGCACGAAACCGGCGTCATCGACCAGCATGTCGAGCGCGACGGAGGCGAGGTCGTCGGCGATGGGGTCGATGCGGACGTTCCTGCCCTGGACGATGAGCTTGGTGTAGCTGTCGCAGGCGCCGCAGGATTCGGCGCGGGCGATGCCGTCGTCGCCGTCGATCTCGTGGAGGGTGACCTTCTCGCTGTCGCCGCAGGTCACGCAGGTGGCGTGCGGCACGCGCCATTCGGTGTTGCACAGGGTGCAGTGGACGTAGCGCAGGCCGGCGGTCGGGCCCTCGCTGCGGATCACGCTCACGACCGGGTGGCTGCCGCACACCGGGCAGGTGCTGTGGGCTTCCATCAGCGCCAGCCCGGCGGCATCGAGCTGGCTGGCGATTGCGGTGAGCACCACCTGGATCGCGGCCGCAACGTAGGGCAGGCGGGCCATGTCGGCGCGATCGGGCTCGCCGTCGAGGAGCTTCCCCGCCAGTTTGTCGAGTTCCTCGGCGCTGGTGACGAGGAGCGCATCGAGCGTGTCGCGGGCGCCGACCGGGGCGTTCTCGAGGAGATCGCCGACGATGTCGCGCAGGATGTCGCGCCAGACCGCGGGGCGCTCGAACGAGGCGACGCTGATCGGGGGCATGCGGTGCGTGCGCGCCCGCGCCAGCACGTCCGCTGCGGGCGGGGTCAGGTCGTGCCCGGCTGCCGCCAGGGCCTTGTGCTGGGCGCGCGAGAGGCGGCCGAGGAAGCCGAGCCATTCGCCAAGGCCGTGGTGCAGGGCCAGCGCCTCGAAACGCTCGGCACGCGCAAGGAAAACGTGATCGGGATCGGGCAGGATGATCGCCGGGGCCTGGCCCGGCGACTGCAATTCGGTGGCTGGGGTGTTCATGGTTTCTCAACAATGGAAAGCGTGCGCAATGATCGGTGCTGTGTTCTGCCGAACGCAAGGGAAACGGCGAAAAAAGATGTGGCCCGGCGCATCGGTGTCGTCCGCCAGGCGCCGTTAACAGGCGTTGGCGATCGCGCTATTCTCGAGGTTTTTCCTGACCGAAGGAGCTGCAATGACCAAGACCGCCCTGATCATCGGCGCTTCCCGGGGGCTCGGCCTGGGCCTCGTGCGGCGCTTTCGCGAGCAGCACTGGGAGGTGGTCGCGACCTGCCGCGACGACCGCGGCGCGCAGGCGCTGGGTGCGCTCGACGGGGTGGAGGTCGAGCGCGTGGACATCTGCGCGCCCGCCAGCCGCGAAGCGCTGGCCGGACGCCTGGAAGGCCGGACCTTCGACCTCGTGTTCATCAATGCCGGCATTCCGGGGCCGGCGCACCGCCAGGTCGCGCCGGCGACCGCGGAGGAGGCCGGCACGCTGTTCCTGACCAA
Proteins encoded in this window:
- a CDS encoding efflux RND transporter permease subunit; this encodes MHAPVTDSSNVVPTDAAARPAAPGLLDRVIDWSARNVFLVLLATLFLIGGGVYAVKHTPLDALPDLSDVQVIVYTDYPGQAPQVVEDQVTYPLTTSMLAVPRAKVVRGFSMFGASYVYVIFEDGTDIYWARSRVLEYLSSAAGRLPQGVSPQIGPDATGVGWVYQYAVLGRDMSLADTRSVQDWYVRYQLTKAQGVSEVASLGGFVREYQVTVDPLRLAGYGITLDAVTQAIRASNRDVGGRVVELAEKEYMVRGRGYLRSVEDIADIVLKAERGTPVRVGDVARVELVPAERRGIAELNGEGEVASGIVMARFGQNALDVIANVKAKIAEIAPGLPAGTEIVPVYDRSELIERAIANLKWTLLEESLIVAAVCVIFLLHVRSALVAIITLPLGILFAFIAMRSLGLGSNIMSLGGIAIAIGAMVDAAIVMIENAHKHIERLPAGATQKQRGAAIVLACKEVGPALFFSLLIITVSFLPVFALEGQEGRLFSPLAFTKTFAMAGAALLSVTLVPVLMLFFVRGRILPEAKNPVNRFLIWVYRPIIQGVLRFKLVTLVLAVLAMAATLVPARQIGSEFMPTLNEGTLFYMPAALPGMSVTEAGRLLATTNRIIKTFPEVESVYGKAGRANTATDPAPLEMFETVINLKPQDQWRPGVTTDTLIAEMDAALKFPGLANSWTMPIKARIDMLSTGIRTPVGVKVFGKDLETLEKVAQAVEAAVRKVPGASSAYAERVAGGYYVDIVPRRDQLARYGLTIDRVQDVIATALGGEMVTTTVEGLERYGVSVRYARGLRDDPARLASDVYVPTMNGPIPLGQVAEVKLTRGAPGIRTENALLAAYVYVDTREADLGAFVKRAQQAVAEAVAFPQGYYATWSGQFENMERAKEKMKVVVPVTLMLIFVLLYLNFRRLTETLIVMLSVPFALVGGVWLMWWLDYQMSVAVAVGFIALAGVAAETGVIMLIYLDHAWQEVRARCQAEGRAAGVADLYEAIMEGAVERVRPKMMTVVAIMAGLLPIMWSSGTGSEVMSRIAAPMVGGMVSSTVLTLAVIPALYALVKQWELRRGVQPALTAATVSGS
- a CDS encoding copper-transporting P-type ATPase, which translates into the protein MHGDHSGPAHPHDHPSPGQDTDPGRYLAPETSQPSTEPAPVPGTEYTCPMHPEIRQIGPGTCPKCGMTLEPVMPGLEEGDNPELTDFRRRFWWTLPLTVIVTAIAMSGGFFDPILGAARPWVELALATPVVLWSGWPFFVRCAQSIGNRSPNMWTLIGLGVGAAYLYSVVATVAPEVFPSSFRMGEHVAVYFEAAAVIISLTLLGQVLELKARSETGAAIKALLGLAPKTARRIRADGTEEDIPLTHVHPGDRLRIRPGEKVPVDGAVAEGESAVDESMLTGEPIPVTKRPGDKVIGATLNTSGALVMVAEKIGAQTMLSQIVQMVAQAQRSRAPMQRLADVVAGWFVIVVVLIALTTFVVWGLFGPQPSWAYGLINAVAVLIIACPCALGLATPMSVMVATGKAATQGVLFRDAAAIESLRKVDTLIVDKTGTLTEGRPAFHSVVAAPGGTEADVLRIAASLDQGSEHPLAQAIVSEARERGLALSTPDTFESSSGIGVRGTVDGQRVVLGNTALMDDERIDWRGLAERAEALRLEGASVMYLAAEGVLVGLIAVADPIKASTPEALDALRASGLRIIMATGDGLTTARAVGARLGIDEVYGEVKPADKNELVGKLQAEGHIVAMAGDGINDAPALARANVGIAMGTGTDVAMNSAHLTLVKGDLRGIATARGISVATVRNMHQNLVFAFLYNAAGVPIAAGVLYPAFGLLLSPLIAALAMSFSSASVVGNALRLGRKRI
- the fdhE gene encoding formate dehydrogenase accessory protein FdhE, with the protein product MNTPATELQSPGQAPAIILPDPDHVFLARAERFEALALHHGLGEWLGFLGRLSRAQHKALAAAGHDLTPPAADVLARARTHRMPPISVASFERPAVWRDILRDIVGDLLENAPVGARDTLDALLVTSAEELDKLAGKLLDGEPDRADMARLPYVAAAIQVVLTAIASQLDAAGLALMEAHSTCPVCGSHPVVSVIRSEGPTAGLRYVHCTLCNTEWRVPHATCVTCGDSEKVTLHEIDGDDGIARAESCGACDSYTKLIVQGRNVRIDPIADDLASVALDMLVDDAGFVRSGPNYLLIGAAE